The Pocillopora verrucosa isolate sample1 chromosome 2, ASM3666991v2, whole genome shotgun sequence genome has a segment encoding these proteins:
- the LOC131782587 gene encoding transient receptor potential cation channel subfamily A member 1 translates to MVYPEVEFHIGGSYFASRTDELIMARNGKVHPVISANNDQDYRRECVELKGMNHVTKSRKRTSTASSENWQKVSKEVMAFSRWKGYTRSMRSLAGEKNSSALNNNNRATRVYSRSSSYKEREMNCVLDSDVEDLGNERLSMYDTNAYMKPMPAVNQGEPTHPSIAASRALIIYFAKLAKQSIETEQELDFEFIEGLLGEGADINFTDRHGQSVMHEVARIWHVDVARFVLENGGDVNKTDEFGRTPLHIAASIDYPEMVEFLVTSKADLHAITFGELQTPTHYAAKNDASKALRMLLKLGGRMDDTDYKRRTPLLVAAELDRSETAKYLIDQGAAAGVQDSAGSSVMSFMISKMPPVAKEALDQFHTTDRGNRRQYFYLNHLEPYLPDENGAYVSCARSPLHCVVYYKQMELIMHPVFKRLLDVKWDQFGWRGTIKNIFVHAFFVLVWTALGVTLHFGDDSITNYYKPPRDYIWRIVLESLACCMTLYFICLEFQEISASKKSHRNWKRWRIDELEKDLQFSHPRWPEERKYLEMERNDILDSGISYFNDAWNYFDWVTYGWILGIIVTRIFAVVLASDVARSLHPKVFAIALIFIWLRLMKVFRAFISLGPFIVMIGHIIDDTLKFGFLYFILYVPYVCAFWMTFGGAENAAVMRANGLDGDGWENFNDLMYSVWQLTVVGNYPWDSLLVVDRLMAQILCGTYLAVSAIVMINLFIALMSDTFQRVYDNAKANAAMQRASTILTMEENMGDKTRERYRRLIHERFSPEEMYYDDDSTQPGSGELERMTHQIKDVVDEVFEMLQPMNRNGSGKTADKSTKREIERLRSDLAEVSNRHEQTVKEMRNEVAEMKALLIRVLERGSVPSLPSVRSLHDQTQIPERHSPNEARNPSKRSASNRSHRKRHRRQHSFPSDDEVDHGDYQGLPLTDDIGGDANELPSVRVLTTRATARKQQRDE, encoded by the exons ATGGTTTACCCTGAGGTTGAATTCCACATTGGAGGGAGTTATTTTGCAAG CCGAACAGATGAATTAATAATGGCTAGGAATGGGAAAGTTCATCCGGTGATCTCGGCAAACAACGACCAAGATTACCGTCGTGAGTGCGTGGAGTTGAAAGGGATGAATCATGTAACGAAGTCGAGGAAAAGAACTTCGACAGCTTCAAGTGAAAACTGGCAGAAAGTTTCCAAAGAGGTCATGGCATTTTCGCGGTGGAAAGGTTACACACGCTCTATGAGATCACTGGCTGGGGAGAAAAACTCTTCCGCATTGAATAATAACAATCGAGCTACGCGAGTTTACTCGAGATCAAGTTCGTACAAGGAAAGAGAAATGAACTGTGTATTGGATAGTGATGTCGAGGATTTAGGAAATGAGCGACTTTCCATGTATGATACAAATGCTTATATGAAACCAATGCCTGCTGTAAATCAAGGCGAACCCACACATCCTTCGATCGCAGCCAGCAGAGCATTGATCATCTACTTCGCCAAACTGGCCAAGCAAAGCATTGAGACGGAACAAGAGCTTGATTTTGAGTTTATAGAAGGACTGCTTGGTGAAGGAGCTGACATAAACTTTACTGATAGGCACGGACAAAGTGTTATGCATGAAGTTGCTCGAATCTGGCACGTGGATGTTGCCAggtttgttttggaaaatggCGGAGACGTAAACAAAACAGACGAGTTTGGACGGACGCCACTACATATTGCTGCATCAATTGATTATCCTGAGATGGTAGAGTTTCTAGTTACCAGCAAAG CTGATCTGCATGCCATCACATTTGGAGAGTTACAAACACCCACTCACTATGCTGCTAAAAATGATGCATCTAAAGCACTGAGAATGCTTCTTAAGCTGGGAGGCAGGATGGATGATACAGACTACAAAAGACGCACTCCTCTGCTTGTAGCAGCTGAGTTAG ATCGATCAGAAACAGCCAAATATTTAATAGATCAAGGCGCAGCTGCTGGTGTTCAAGACAGTGCAGGCAGCTCAGTTATGTCTTTCATGATCTCCAAAATGCCTCCTGTCGCAAAAGAAGCCTTGGATCAGTTTCACACAACAGACCGGGGTAACCGCCGGCAGTACTTCTACCTGAATCATCTGGAACCTTATCTGCCGGACGAAAACGGTGCATACGTTTCTTGCGCTAGATCACCGCTTCACTGTGTGGTATATTACAAACAAATGGAACTTATAATGCACCCAGTTTTCAAACGGCTTCTTGATGTAAAGTGGGACCAATTTGGCTGGCGTGGAACAATAAAGAACATTTTTGTGCACGCATTTTTCGTGTTAGTATGGACAGCGCTAGGTGTGACTCTTCATTTCGGAGACGATTCGATTACGAACTATTACAAACCTCCCAGAGATTATATATGGCGAATTGTTCTGGAGAGTTTAGCTTGTTGCATGACTCTTTACTTTATTTGCCTGGAGTTTCAGGAGATTAGTGCTTCGAAGAAGTCGCACCGAAACTGGAAAAGATGGAGGATCGATGAGCTCGAGAAAGACCTACAGTTTTCTCATCCGCGTTGGCCAGAAGAGAGAAAGTACCTTGAAATGGAACGCAACGACATCTTAGATTCAGGAATTTCTTACTTTAATGACGCTTGGAATTACTTTGATTGGGTGACATACGGCTGGATTCTGGGAATAATTGTGACTCGTATTTTTGCTGTTGTGTTAGCCAGCGATGTAGCTCGCTCCCTTCATCCAAAAGTGTTCGCTATTGCACTGATTTTCATCTGGCTTCGACTGATGAAAGTTTTCCGCGCTTTCATTTCACTGGGACCGTTCATTGTTATGATCGGACATATCATTGATGATACTCTTAAGTTTGGCTTCctttattttatattatatGTACCTTATGTCTGTGCGTTTTGGATGACATTCGGAGGCGCAGAGAACGCTGCAGTTATGAGAGCCAACGGGTTGGACGGTGACGGATGGGAGAACTTTAACGATCTTATGTATTCCGTGTGGCAGTTGACAGTTGTAGGGAATTACCCCTGGGATTCCCTGCTCGTGGTAGACCGGTTAATGGCGCAGATTCTCTGCGGAACTTACCTAGCAGTGTCAGCTATTGTGATGATAAATCTTTTCATTGCGCTGATGTCGGACACGTTTCAGCGTGTTTATGACAACGCCAAAGCGAACGCAGCCATGCAGCGCGCAAGCACCATACTGACTATGGAAGAGAATATGGGAGACAAGACTCGGGAAAGATACAGGAGACTGATTCATGAGAGATTCTCTCCTGAG gaaatgtattatGATGATGACTCCACCCAGCCTGGTTCTGGTGAGTTGGAACGAATGACGCATCAAATCAAAGACGTGGTTGATGAAGTGTTCGAAATGCTACAACCGATGAACCGCAACGGATCAGGAAAGACGGCAGATAAAAGCACCAAACGAGAGATTGAACG CTTGCGATCTGACCTCGCAGAAGTTTCCAACCGACATGAGCAGACTGTGAAAGAGATGAGAAACGAAGTAGCAGAGATGAAGGCTTTGTTGATTCGTGTTTTGGAGCGAGGGTCAGTACCGTCGCTACCCTCTGTCCGATCTCTTCACGATCAAACTCAAATTCCTGAACGCCACTCCCCAAACGAGGCTCGAAATCCTTCGAAAAGGTCAGCGAGTAATCGTTCGCACCGAAAACGGCATCGACGGCAGCATAGCTTTCCGAGTGATGACGAAGTTGATCACGGGGATTACCAAGGATTGCCACTGACCGATGACATTGGAGGCGATGCGAATGAGTTGCCCAGTGTGCGGGTGTTGACTACGCGCGCTACAGCTCGTAAACAGCAAAGAGACGAATAA
- the LOC131782539 gene encoding bone morphogenetic protein 15: MNQFRNAQSLFSVLTFMIVFSSAKISVDQRSTTFTDYIEELSEDLRISKDENLLFVFDKGFLRRNTNTDDQYKIKFTTHFDTSAIDIENTLKLHLAFLRLPTKDNVIFAFDVLDEDGVRLAYNTQDLLVNTTKTIELYDVSRLLDQWKEQRRLRKVKVEFIITNTSRKELKNFEEWWKNGPVFLVAYFKSISTTFTRSISTGNKPKRRYGKLRSGQYPTECRLHSFRTSFARLGLSNVYVRPKGLINFSLCYGRCDVADSMSSSAKHITPHAFVLELAKRRRVFSSPGVRANLVQSKCVPTKYQGLGVLKREANGNLVRKTIFDLTASACGCR; this comes from the exons ATGAACCAGTTCAGGAATGCACAATCTTTGTTCTCTGTTCTTACTTTCATGATCGTTTTTAGCTCGGCAAAGATATCTGTTGACCAGCGCAGCACAACGTTTACTGACTACATCGAGGAACTGTCAGAGGATCTGAGGATTTCAAAAGATGAAAACCTCCTCTTTGTATTTGACAAAG GATTTCTTCGTCGAAACACCAACACTGACGATCAGTACAAAATAAAGTTCACAACCCATTTTGATACCTCGGCCATTGACATCGAGAACACGTTAAAACTTCACCTGGCCTTTCTTAGACTTCCCACAAAAGATAACGTTATCTTCGCTTTTGACGTCCTTGACGAGGACGGAGTTAGACTGgcttacaacacacaagattTGCTTGTAAACACAACAAAGACGATAGAACTTTATGACGTATCAAGGCTTTTGGATCAGTGGAAGGAACAAAGACGCCTTCGTAAAGTGAAAGTTGAGTTCATCATCACAAACACCTCGcggaaagaattaaaaaattttgaagagtGGTGGAAAAATGGACCCGTTTTCCTCGTGGCctatttcaagagtatttcaacaaCGTTTACAAGATCTATCTCCACTGGTAATAAGCCAAAGAGACGCTATGGCAAACTCCGCAGTGGTCAGTACCCGACAGAATGTCGACTTCATAGCTTCAGAACCTCCTTTGCACGATTGGGCCTGTCCAACGTGTATGTTCGACCTAAAGGCCTTATCAACTTCTCTTTGTGTTATGGCCGATGTGATGTAGCTGACAGCATGAGCTCCTCTGCGAAACACATCACACCACATGCGTTCGTCTTGGAGCTCGCCAAACGGAGACGTGTGTTTTCGTCCCCAGGAGTTCGTGCGAATCTCGTGCAGAGTAAGTGCGTTCCGACCAAATATCAAGGACTTGGTGTTTTAAAAAGAGAAGCCAATGGCAACTTGGTGAGAAAGACTATTTTTGACTTGACTGCAAGTGCTTGTGGTTGTCGCTAA
- the LOC131782541 gene encoding NIF3-like protein 1 produces MIFLITRSSIFSRRILSSISLSRPRYYSSMDLKDVVKKLHEFAPLQLAEEWDNVGLLVEPSRPHFVKSLLLTNDLTEKVVQEAIEKGVNMVISYHPPIFKPLKRLTSKTFKERIIVKMIENKIAVYSPHTAFDAVKNGVNDWLASGLGSAEVEPLQCSKGSGSCQYKVLTSMLTNQEGESLLKLQDTLKGLDGVERIEVVAVTKPETISLHCTETGLVNAFQMLTSQFPETVGKTEVMPLAQIPLLGTGQGRLCTLQTPVTLSELINRIKNHLNLKHVRLAAAHLGMPELADPQQSCVQTIAICAGSGAGLLQGTKADVYLTGEMSHHEVLEAVTNGVHVVLCEHSNTERGFLLEFKTKLNGLLEEKVNVLVSSYDADPLQVV; encoded by the exons ATGATCTTTCTAATCACAAGGTCTTCTATATTCTCTCGAAGAATTTTGAGTAGTATAAGTCTGTCGAGACCTCGTTATTACAGTTCAATGGATCTCAAAGACGTCGTGAAAAAGCTACACGAGTTTGCGCCACTACAGCTAGCTGAAGAATGGGACAACGTGGGCTTACTCGTCGAACCATCCCGACCTCATTTTGTAAAATCACTTCTTCTTACTAACGATTTAACTGAAAAAGTAGTACAAGAAGCTATTGAAAAAGGAGTAAATATGGTTATATCCTATCACCCGCCGATATTTAAGCCACTTAAACGTCTTACTTCAAAAACGTTCAAGGAAAGAATTATTGTGAAAATGATAGAGAATAAAATAGCTGTGTACTCTCCGCATACAGCTTTTGATGCGGTTAAAAATGGCGTGAACGACTGGCTCGCTTCAGGTCTGGGAAGTGCAGAGGTGGAACCCCTTCAATGTTCAAAAGGATCTGGTTCTTGTCAGTACAAAGTATTGACAAGTATGTTGACCAATCAGGAAGGAGAAAGTTTACTAAAGCTTCAAGACACCCTCAAAGGACTCGATGGAGTAGAAAGGATTGAGGTGGTGGCTGTAACAAA ACCAGAGACAATTTCCTTACATTGCACTGAGACTGGCCTGGTCAATGCTTTTCAGATGTTGACTTCTCAGTTTCCTGAAACTGTTGGTAAAACAGAAGTGATGCCTTTAGCTCAG ATTCCTCTTTTGGGAACTGGTCAAGGAAGACTCTGTACACTACAGACACCAGTTACTCTGTCAGAATTGATAAACCGCATCAAAAACCACCTGAACCTTAAACATGTTCGTCTTGCTGCGGCACATTTAGGTATGCCTGAACTAGCTGACCCCCAGCAAAGCTGTGTTCAGACTATCGCAATCTGTGCTGGGTCAGGAGCTGGTTTACTGCAAGGAACAAAGGCTGATGTGTATTTGACAGGAGAAATGTCACATCACGAAGTGCTAGAAGCAGTGACAAATGGAGTACATGTGGTCTTGTGCGAACACAGTAACACAGAACGTGGTTTCTTGCTGGAATTTAAGACAAAATTGAATGGCTTGTTAGAAGAGAAGGTTAATGTGTTGGTTTCTTCATATGATGCAGATCCACTTCAAGTGGTATAG
- the LOC131782540 gene encoding RUS family member 1-like, with protein MPLHRGKMADEFVVATEKYGSGSRERKYRFSTESGNIERIGRKRDSAATSVQQFFKSAFLPQGYPDSVSKDYLEYQIWDTMQAFCSSITGTLATQAMLKGYGVGDEKATALAATMTWILRSGTGMVGSILFAWFQGSNLDCNAKKWRLFADILNDTSILIEMLAPLFKTYFTFLACLSSISKSIVGVAGGATRAAMTQHQARRDNMADVAAKDGSQETLVNLMALIAGLIITPLVSGNPLLTWTLFFIFTFLHLYANFRAVSSVVMETISLSRLHLLVTEFLSTGHIMTPQEVGNREPVIFGRNTGECLRIHLGTEFVSVINSVNDLDAALPNSESTMYIMKLTLNKGRNSGAVHVALHEDSNATDHLQSCFQACSLDYVIRTKPHIKKVFGDSDGGQRALEALHNFWWQERNHLSDCSWDLVALAHNFTLQAFPAFLKGLEEAGWVTSRTHLGPDEWRAVWNVRGIEFKKSL; from the exons ATGCCATTGCACCGTGGCAAGATGGCGGATGAATTTGTAGTTGCTACGGAAAAGTATGGATCGGGCAGCAGAGAGAGAAAATATAGATTTTCTACCGAAAGTGGAAATATAGAAAGAATAGGAAGGAAGAGAGATTCTGCAGCTACCTCAGTGCAGCAGTTTTTCAAG TCTGCCTTTCTTCCACAAGGCTACCCAGACAGTGTCAGCAAAGATTACTTGGAATACCAAATATGGGATACTATGCAG GCTTTTTGTTCTTCAATAACTGGTACCCTCGCCACACAAGCTATGTTGAAGGGTTATGGTGTTGGGGATGAAAAAGCTACAGCCCTTGCAGCAACTATGACATGGATTTTAAGAA gtgggaCAGGCATGGTGGGAAGCATTCTATTTGCATGGTTCCAAGG GAGTAATTTGGATTGTAATGCAAAGAAATGGAG aTTGTTTGCTGATATACTGAATGACACATCAATTCTGATAGAGATGTTGGCACCattatttaaaacatatttcactTTTCTGGCATGTTTATCAAGTATATCAAAG TCCATTGTGGGTGTGGCAGGAGGTGCCACAAGAGCTGCTATGACTCAGCACCAGGCTAGAAGGGACAATATGGCTGATGTTGCTGCTAAAGATGGAAGCCAG GAAACTTTAGTAAATTTGATGGCACTAATAGCTGGTCTGATCATCACACCTTTGGTCTCAGGAAACCCTCT CTTAACTTGGACTTTGTTCTTCATCTTCACATTTCTTCACCTTTATGCAAATTTCCGAGCTGTGTCATCTGTTGTCATGGAAACAATTAGTCTGTCTCGCCTGCACCTTCTGGTCACTGAGTTCCTGTCAACAGGGCACATAATGACTCCGCAGGAAGTGGGCAACAGGGAACCTGTTATATTTG GTCGTAACACAGGGGAATGTCTGAGAATTCATTTAGGGACAGAATTTGTTTCCGTCATAAATAG TGTTAATGATCTTGATGCTGCATTACCAAACTCTGAAAGCACTATGTATATTATGAAACTGACATTAAATAAAGGAAGAAATTCAG GTGCTGTTCATGTAGCATTACATGAAGATTCCAATGCCACAGATCATCTTCAGAGCTGTTTCCAAGCCTGTTCTCTTGATTATGTTATACGCACAAAACCACATATCAAAAAG GTTTTTGGTGATTCTGATGGAGGTCAAAGAGCATTGGAGGCCTTACATAATTTTTGGTGGCAAG aAAGGAACCACTTGTCTGACTGCTCATGGGATTTAGTAGCACTAGCCCATAATTTTACTCTGCAGGCATTCCCAGCATTCCTCAAGGGTCTTGAAGAGGCTGGCTGGGTAACCTCACGGACACATCTTGGCCCAGATGAATGGCGGGCTGTTTGGAATGTGAGGGGAATAGAATTTAAGAAAAGTCTCTAA
- the LOC131782577 gene encoding WD repeat-containing protein 5-like, producing MHLVQAPPSTLSTPRDTVIESVPVMAPTAEGNLKIMNILEANSEVMCCRFNLEGGLLAVGLANGVTKVYAPDTGHCVYSLSDQDTLNNHLPVTCLRWRPTLEGDTYGNMLLATYADGKVKIWHTSTSTCMVTVTEVSRQILACAYSPSGDRFVTAGSDTKLNVYDERTRQIICTMQPSSSHLVMDGHMSRVFSVQYTPGQDHEFLSGGWDDTVQFWDTRVDSKHSVRKIFGPHICGDALDIQSLSMSSTNRQILTGSWRKDKTLQIWDHGSGKLIKDVPSDYNGSMLYCVQWQGPDSIIAGGSDNNMMRCVDQGTYHTTGRLVDLPRAVYTVDFERHSHHPIIAAGTSNFVYLAKRT from the exons ATGCATTTGGTCCAAGCGCCTCCGTCTACCCTTTCAACGCCTCGAGATACGGTCATTGAATCCGTTCCTGTTATGGCTCCAACTGCTGAGGGAAATCTCAAAATTATGAACATTCT GGAGGCAAATTCTGAGGTGATGTGTTGTCGATTCAATCTCGAAGGCGGTTTACTGGCGGTTGGTTTAGCTAATGGCGTAACCAAG GTGTATGCTCCTGACACAGGACATTGCGTCTATAGTCTCTCGGACCAAGACACTTTAAATAATCATTTACCAGTGACCTGTCTTCGTTGGAGACCAACACTGGAGGGTGATACTTATGGAAATATGTTACTCGCAACTT ATGCAGATGGTAAAGTCAAAATCTGGCATACATCAACAAGCACCTGTATGGTGACAGTAACAGAAGTTTCTAGGCAGATTTTAGCATGTGCTTACAGTCCTTCAGGAGATAGATTTGTCACAGCCggatcagatacaaaactaaatgTTTATGATGAAAGAACTAGACAAATCATTTGTACCATGCAGCCAAG ctCATCCCACCTAGTAATGGATGGCCACATGAGCCGAGTGTTCAGTGTACAGTATACACCTGGTCAAGATCATGAATTTCTCTCAGGAGGCTGGGATGATACAGTTCAG TTTTGGGATACAAGAGTTGATAGCAAACATTCTGTGAG GAAAATATTTGGACCTCATATTTGTGGTGATGCACTAGACATTCAGTCACTGAGCATGTCAAGCACCAATCGGCAAATTCTCACCGGGTCATGGAGAAAAGACAAAACTCTTCAAATATGGGATCATGGCTCTGGGAAACTGATAAAAGATGTACCATCTGATTACAATGGAAGTATG CTCTATTGTGTCCAGTGGCAAGGTCCTGACAGTATCATAGCAGGAGGGAGTGATAACAATATGATGAGATGTGTGGATCAAGGAACTTATCAT ACTACTGGCCGGCTTGTAGATCTTCCACGTGCAGTTTACACGGTAGATTTTGAGAGACATTCCCATCATCCAATCATTGCTGCTGGAACTTCCAACTTTGTATATCTTGCAAAGAGGACATAA
- the LOC131782590 gene encoding neuromedin-K receptor-like, which produces MNASEKPSIERQALHLADSFRHRSTFQVILESLIYASIAAVAFIGNLVVLYIVYKIPRLRNVPGLLVASLAISDIAMATFGAPPSLASLIRGRWVSTFAVCQFQGFVVITTVAASLQTMALMSVDRYFRVVHPINHRIFFTMSRARLMSASVWILAMMYPVPYLASGRKYIFHPGKFFCFHEVKMSFESCVIYICICVSLATLSFCYYNVFKHLRLNRNRVRNLRKEFSSRHEKERRVSAEDIKMTQTLFVTVLGYLICWTPVLIIDFVDMASDGWSLPRKVYVMYTDIGLISSSLNPIIYGALNRTFRREYKKIFCFKTLSRVNETSFFEQTNTVNLALAK; this is translated from the coding sequence atgaatgcCTCTGAGAAACCCTCCATAGAAAGACAAGCCCTTCATCTGGCAGATTCGTTTCGTCACCGGAGTACATTTCAGGTTATTCTAGAATCTTTGATCTATGCCTCCATTGCTGCGGTGGCATTCATTGGAAATCTAGTTGTTCTCTACATTGTGTACAAAATACCAAGACTTAGAAACGTCCCAGGGCTGCTCGTGGCATCCCTAGCCATTTCAGACATTGCTATGGCAACTTTTGGGGCTCCGCCTTCTTTAGCATCACTTATTAGAGGGCGTTGGGTTTCGACTTTCGCAGTATGTCAATTTCAAGGATTCGTTGTCATAACAACGGTAGCTGCCTCTCTGCAGACCATGGCTCTTATGTCTGTCGATCGATACTTCCGCGTCGTTCATCCAATTAATCACCGGATATTCTTCACCATGTCTCGCGCACGGCTCATGTCTGCGTCAGTCTGGATCCTAGCTATGATGTACCCAGTCCCTTACCTTGCTTCTGGCAGGAAATACATTTTTCATCCGGGAAAGTTTTTCTGCTTCCACGAAGTAAAAATGTCTTTTGAATCATGTGTTATTTATATTTGTATATGCGTCTCCCTAGCTACTCTCTCTTTTTGTTATTATAACGTCTTCAAACATCTTCGTTTGAATAGAAACCGCGTAAGAAATTTGCGAAAGGAATTTTCCAGCAGGCACGAAAAAGAACGAAGAGTCTCCgcagaagacatcaaaatgaCCCAAACTTTATTCGTGACTGTTCTTGGATATTTAATTTGTTGGACACCTGTACTTATTATCGATTTTGTGGACATGGCTTCTGATGGCTGGTCCCTTCCTCGTAAGGTCTACGTCATGTATACCGATATCGGACTAATAAGTTCTTCCCTGAATCCTATTATATATGGTGCTCTAAATCGAACATTTCGGCGAGAATACAAGAAGATTTTCTGCTTCAAAACTTTATCAAGAGTAAACGAAACTTCTTTCTTTGAGCAAACCAACACAGTCAATTTAGCTTTAGCTAAATAA